One part of the Pseudomonadota bacterium genome encodes these proteins:
- a CDS encoding serine hydroxymethyltransferase, which yields MQLQNIGGREVYLEFQRVGDYVKVSAIDAETNIESSIVGASRTTQQQLTRLAVRKLEYVMEKRRRADNTKADRGTTV from the coding sequence ATGCAGCTGCAAAATATTGGCGGTCGGGAAGTTTATTTGGAGTTCCAGCGCGTGGGCGATTACGTCAAGGTTTCCGCGATCGATGCCGAGACCAATATCGAATCCTCGATCGTCGGCGCGTCTCGCACCACGCAGCAGCAGTTAACCCGTCTTGCCGTGCGTAAGCTGGAATATGTCATGGAAAAACGCCGCCGCGCCGACAATACTAAGGCGGACCGTGGTACTACCGTGTGA
- a CDS encoding MucR family transcriptional regulator encodes MSDANEDHTNGNELLRMTAKIVASYVSNNSLSADQVPEIVRTVSIALRQLEQGENGPDKAAGKPAVSIRKSITPDYIICLEDGRKLKMLKRHLRTTFGMTPDEYRARWSLPADYPMVAPNYAKRRSEFAKKIGLGQKRPEN; translated from the coding sequence ATGTCGGATGCCAACGAAGACCACACAAATGGCAACGAGTTGTTGCGCATGACAGCGAAGATCGTCGCTTCTTATGTCAGCAATAATTCGCTCAGCGCCGATCAGGTCCCAGAAATTGTACGCACCGTCAGCATCGCATTGAGGCAACTCGAACAAGGCGAAAACGGGCCCGACAAAGCGGCTGGTAAGCCGGCGGTGTCGATCCGCAAGTCGATCACACCGGACTACATCATTTGTCTGGAAGACGGCCGCAAGCTGAAAATGCTGAAACGCCATTTGCGCACCACTTTCGGGATGACGCCGGACGAATATCGAGCGCGCTGGAGCTTGCCGGCAGATTATCCAATGGTGGCGCCTAACTACGCCAAGCGGCGCTCCGAATTCGCGAAAAAAATCGGCCTCGGGCAAAAACGCCCCGAAAACTAA
- the rpiB gene encoding ribose 5-phosphate isomerase B, which yields MSLRAVAIASDHRGVALKAVLSEALRVRGLKVVDLGPEDAQAVDYSDFADALAHEIGSGRVGRGVLICGSGIGMSIAANRHRQVRAALCHDAAAARLSRQHNDANVLTLPGATMSEEHAQACLSAFLDTRFEGGRHARRVAKLA from the coding sequence ATGTCTCTCAGAGCCGTCGCGATTGCTTCAGATCATCGAGGCGTCGCTTTGAAAGCAGTCCTGTCGGAAGCCCTGCGCGTCCGAGGGTTGAAGGTCGTGGATCTTGGCCCCGAGGATGCGCAAGCGGTCGATTATTCAGATTTTGCCGATGCGCTGGCGCATGAAATCGGCTCCGGCAGGGTTGGGCGCGGCGTGCTGATCTGCGGCTCCGGCATCGGCATGAGCATTGCCGCCAATCGACATCGCCAGGTGCGTGCGGCACTGTGTCATGATGCCGCCGCCGCCCGCCTCAGTCGCCAGCACAATGACGCCAACGTCCTCACACTGCCCGGCGCCACCATGTCCGAAGAACACGCCCAAGCATGTTTGAGCGCCTTTCTCGATACTCGCTTCGAAGGCGGGCGCCATGCCCGCCGCGTGGCAAAACTGGCATAG
- a CDS encoding serine hydroxymethyltransferase: protein MRHDDFFSGSLAAADPEIAQAIRHEVERLQNSIELIASENIVSRAVLEAQGSVMTNKYAEGYPGRRYYGGCEFVDVTERLAISRAKQLFSCEFANVQAHSGSQANQAAYMAVMQPGDTLLGMSLAAGGHLTHGAAPNQSGKWLNAVQYGVRRQDAAIDFDEVAQLAAEHKPRVIVAGGSAYPRFIDFARFRKIADDVDAVLIVDMAHFAGLVAAGLHPSPLPHAHIVTTTTHKTLRGPRGGMILSNDEALAKKIDSAIFPGLQGGPLEHVIAAKAVAFGEALRPEFRTYAAAVLDNARILADTLAGRGIDIVSGGTDTHLLLADLRPKKLSGKAAEESLERAGMTCNKNAIPFDPEKPSVTSGIRLGSPAATSRGFGGEEFRQIGLWIAEVLEGLAENPENNGTVEAKIRGQVVALCHRYPIYPDLVGRI from the coding sequence ATGCGGCACGATGATTTTTTTTCGGGCTCTCTCGCGGCGGCTGATCCGGAGATCGCCCAGGCAATTCGCCATGAAGTCGAGCGCTTGCAGAATTCGATCGAACTAATCGCATCGGAAAACATCGTCTCGCGCGCCGTCCTCGAGGCGCAAGGCTCGGTGATGACCAACAAATACGCCGAGGGCTATCCCGGCAGGCGGTATTATGGCGGCTGTGAGTTTGTCGATGTTACCGAACGGTTGGCCATCTCGCGGGCCAAACAACTCTTTTCGTGCGAATTCGCCAATGTGCAGGCGCATTCCGGCTCGCAAGCCAATCAGGCCGCCTATATGGCGGTCATGCAGCCGGGCGATACTCTGCTCGGCATGTCGCTCGCCGCCGGCGGGCATCTCACCCATGGCGCCGCACCCAATCAGTCAGGAAAATGGCTTAACGCCGTGCAATACGGTGTGCGCCGGCAAGACGCGGCGATCGATTTTGATGAAGTGGCACAGCTCGCTGCCGAGCATAAGCCGCGCGTAATTGTCGCCGGCGGCTCCGCCTATCCGCGTTTTATCGATTTTGCCCGATTTCGCAAAATTGCCGATGATGTCGATGCCGTGCTGATCGTCGATATGGCGCATTTCGCCGGGTTGGTGGCTGCGGGCCTGCATCCGAGTCCGCTGCCGCATGCCCATATCGTGACGACGACGACGCATAAGACCCTTCGCGGTCCGCGCGGCGGCATGATCCTCAGCAATGACGAAGCCTTGGCCAAGAAAATTGATTCAGCGATTTTCCCCGGCCTTCAAGGCGGGCCGCTTGAGCATGTTATCGCCGCCAAGGCGGTGGCCTTCGGTGAAGCCTTGCGGCCGGAATTTCGTACTTATGCAGCGGCCGTCCTCGACAATGCCCGCATCCTTGCCGATACCCTGGCCGGCCGCGGTATCGATATCGTTTCGGGCGGCACTGACACCCATTTGCTGCTGGCCGATCTCAGGCCCAAGAAATTGTCTGGCAAAGCGGCTGAGGAAAGCCTCGAGCGCGCCGGCATGACCTGCAACAAGAACGCCATCCCGTTCGATCCGGAAAAACCGTCTGTTACGTCGGGTATCCGCCTCGGTTCGCCCGCCGCGACCAGCCGGGGATTTGGCGGCGAAGAATTTCGCCAGATTGGCCTGTGGATCGCCGAAGTGCTGGAGGGGTTGGCCGAGAACCCGGAAAATAACGGAACAGTGGAAGCGAAAATACGCGGGCAGGTCGTGGCGCTGTGCCATCGCTACCCGATATATCCCGATCTGGTGGGTAGAATTTAA
- the nrdR gene encoding transcriptional regulator NrdR, with protein sequence MRCPFCGNEDTQVKDSRPTEDNTSIRRRRACTNCGGRFTTFERIQMRELTVIKRNGQRVPFERDKLVRSMAIALRKRPVEPDRVDRVINGIVRRLESLGEQEVPSSVVGEMIMEALAGLDSVAYVRFASVYKNFREAKDFEEFIGGLGGENEDS encoded by the coding sequence ATGCGTTGCCCCTTTTGCGGAAATGAAGATACCCAGGTAAAGGATTCGCGTCCGACGGAAGACAACACGTCGATCCGTCGGCGCCGCGCCTGCACCAATTGCGGCGGCCGCTTTACGACCTTCGAGCGAATTCAGATGCGCGAGCTCACGGTCATTAAGCGCAACGGCCAGCGGGTCCCATTCGAGCGCGACAAGCTGGTTCGCTCGATGGCGATTGCGCTCAGGAAACGGCCGGTCGAGCCGGATAGGGTGGACCGCGTGATCAACGGCATTGTGCGCCGGCTCGAAAGTCTGGGCGAGCAAGAAGTGCCCTCGAGCGTCGTCGGCGAAATGATCATGGAGGCGCTGGCTGGGCTCGATTCCGTGGCCTATGTGCGCTTCGCCTCGGTGTATAAGAACTTTCGCGAGGCTAAGGATTTTGAGGAATTTATCGGCGGCCTAGGTGGCGAAAACGAAGATTCATGA
- the ribD gene encoding bifunctional diaminohydroxyphosphoribosylaminopyrimidine deaminase/5-amino-6-(5-phosphoribosylamino)uracil reductase RibD, which yields MAGALALAERGLGAVWPNPAVGCVLVRAGRVVGRGWTQAGGRPHAESEALTRAGAAAEGATAYVTLEPCAHHGKTPPCADGLIEARVARVVAAMSDPDPRVSGRGFERLKAAGIEVAIGPGGDVAARLNAGFLQRIALGRPLVTLKLATSLDGRIATGSGESKWITGDLSRARSHLLRAQHDAILVGSGTALADDPALTCRLPGLEERSPIRVVMDGRLRLPPSHQLVAGARDVQTWIVTVEGVDAARQESYRVAGAEVIPVAPDSEGHPDALATLNALGERGITRLLVEGGAHVAAALLGARLVDRLICFRAPSILGGDGAPAAESFALDRLIDAPAFVRQSVSELGGDLVETFDSKS from the coding sequence ATGGCGGGCGCGTTGGCGCTGGCCGAACGTGGGCTGGGCGCCGTTTGGCCAAATCCTGCAGTCGGCTGCGTCCTTGTGCGCGCCGGGCGCGTCGTCGGACGCGGCTGGACTCAAGCAGGCGGCCGGCCTCATGCCGAGAGCGAGGCGCTGACACGCGCCGGCGCCGCCGCCGAAGGCGCGACCGCCTATGTGACACTCGAACCCTGCGCCCATCACGGCAAGACGCCACCATGCGCCGATGGGTTGATCGAAGCACGGGTCGCGCGCGTGGTGGCGGCCATGAGCGACCCGGATCCGCGTGTGTCCGGGCGTGGTTTTGAGCGCCTCAAAGCGGCGGGAATCGAGGTTGCGATCGGCCCCGGAGGTGACGTAGCGGCCCGCCTCAACGCCGGTTTCCTGCAACGCATCGCGCTCGGTCGCCCCCTGGTGACGCTCAAGCTTGCGACCAGCTTGGATGGCCGCATCGCCACCGGGAGCGGCGAAAGTAAATGGATCACCGGCGATTTGTCGCGTGCCCGCAGCCACCTCTTGCGCGCCCAACACGATGCCATTCTGGTGGGCTCGGGAACCGCGTTGGCCGACGATCCGGCTTTAACTTGCCGCCTTCCTGGCCTTGAAGAACGCTCTCCCATCCGCGTTGTCATGGATGGCCGCCTGCGGCTGCCGCCTAGCCATCAACTGGTTGCCGGCGCGCGCGACGTGCAAACCTGGATCGTCACAGTGGAGGGCGTCGATGCGGCGCGGCAAGAATCCTATCGGGTCGCCGGCGCCGAGGTGATCCCCGTCGCGCCAGATTCCGAAGGCCATCCCGATGCGCTGGCCACGCTCAATGCACTTGGTGAACGCGGCATTACCCGCCTGTTGGTAGAAGGCGGCGCGCACGTCGCGGCGGCGCTGCTTGGCGCACGCCTGGTGGACCGCCTGATCTGCTTTCGCGCGCCCAGCATCCTTGGCGGAGACGGCGCGCCGGCGGCCGAATCCTTCGCCCTCGACCGCCTTATCGACGCACCCGCCTTTGTGCGCCAAAGCGTGAGCGAACTGGGCGGCGATCTTGTCGAAACATTCGATAGCAAATCATAG
- a CDS encoding riboflavin synthase produces the protein MFTGIISDVGRLSEIRGAGGGEDHRLIIETSYDTGTIAIGASIACAGPCLTVVETGPGWFAVDVSGETLNCTTIGKWQVGSRINLERSLRLGDELSGHLVSGHVDGVGKLMSRQEDGGSEHMTFSAPAELMRFIAVKGSIAVDGISLTVNAVGRRDFAVNIISHTLVATALGDLIPGAAVNLEIDLLARYVARQKEEI, from the coding sequence ATGTTTACAGGAATCATAAGCGACGTGGGTCGGCTCAGCGAAATCCGCGGGGCTGGGGGCGGCGAAGATCACCGTCTGATTATCGAAACCAGCTATGACACGGGCACGATCGCCATCGGCGCTTCCATCGCCTGTGCCGGGCCGTGCCTGACCGTGGTCGAAACCGGACCAGGATGGTTTGCTGTCGACGTCAGTGGTGAGACTCTCAACTGCACGACGATCGGCAAGTGGCAGGTGGGCAGTCGCATCAATTTGGAGCGTTCGCTCCGCCTTGGCGATGAATTGAGCGGTCATCTGGTGAGCGGTCATGTCGATGGCGTGGGTAAACTTATGTCGCGCCAAGAAGACGGTGGGTCGGAGCATATGACGTTCTCAGCGCCCGCCGAGCTGATGCGGTTCATCGCGGTGAAGGGCTCGATTGCCGTAGATGGCATTTCGCTCACGGTCAATGCGGTGGGCCGTCGGGACTTCGCGGTTAACATAATTTCCCACACGCTGGTAGCGACCGCCCTGGGCGACCTCATCCCGGGCGCCGCCGTCAATCTTGAGATCGACTTGCTTGCGCGCTACGTTGCTCGTCAGAAAGAGGAAATTTAG
- the ribB gene encoding 3,4-dihydroxy-2-butanone-4-phosphate synthase, with the protein MLRVASHPSEALSSVEEAIEEFRNGRMVILVDDEERENEGDLVIPAQLATPEAINFMAKFGRGLICLALTPERCNELGLELMPKRNESRHDTAFTVSIEAREGVTTGISASDRSRTVMAAIDPAHGPHNITSPGHVFPLMARDGGVLVRAGHTEAGVDMARLAGLNASAVICEIMNDDGTMARMADLEAFAQRHAVKVASISDLISYRLRNDTFVKRIEETELNSRHGGKFKMYVYANTIEYAEHIVLVKGNITDDAPVLVRVHDFNPLDDILGDSASGHEGKLQAAMRIVGEQGRGVVIVIREPRQSRVSELVRARSGGSETTGLRDYGVGAQILLDLGVRQMILLHNTEWTIVGLDGYGLKVVGQQPIPPSALGNDDVNG; encoded by the coding sequence ATGTTGCGCGTAGCCAGCCACCCCAGCGAAGCACTCTCCTCTGTCGAGGAAGCTATCGAAGAATTCCGCAACGGCCGGATGGTCATCCTGGTCGACGATGAAGAGCGGGAAAATGAAGGCGACCTCGTCATTCCGGCGCAATTGGCAACACCCGAAGCCATTAACTTCATGGCCAAGTTCGGGCGCGGCCTGATTTGCCTCGCCCTGACGCCCGAACGCTGCAACGAACTCGGGCTCGAACTGATGCCCAAACGCAACGAATCGCGCCATGACACCGCGTTTACCGTATCTATTGAGGCGCGCGAGGGCGTGACCACCGGAATTTCAGCATCCGACCGGTCTCGCACCGTCATGGCGGCGATCGATCCGGCCCATGGGCCGCACAATATCACTTCGCCCGGCCATGTGTTTCCGCTTATGGCGCGCGATGGCGGGGTGTTGGTGCGCGCCGGCCATACCGAAGCAGGTGTCGACATGGCGCGTTTGGCCGGCCTCAATGCGTCCGCCGTCATATGCGAGATCATGAATGACGATGGCACCATGGCGCGCATGGCCGACTTGGAAGCGTTCGCCCAACGCCACGCCGTCAAAGTGGCGTCGATATCCGATTTAATCTCTTACCGTTTGCGCAACGACACCTTCGTCAAGCGCATCGAAGAAACCGAATTGAACAGCCGGCATGGCGGCAAGTTCAAAATGTATGTCTATGCCAACACGATTGAATATGCAGAACATATTGTCTTGGTGAAGGGTAATATCACGGACGATGCACCGGTCTTGGTGCGGGTCCATGATTTTAACCCGCTCGACGATATCCTCGGCGATAGCGCGAGTGGGCATGAAGGAAAATTGCAAGCTGCGATGCGCATCGTTGGTGAGCAAGGACGCGGTGTGGTCATCGTCATTCGTGAGCCGCGGCAGTCACGTGTGTCGGAATTGGTGCGCGCGCGCTCGGGCGGCAGCGAGACGACGGGTCTGCGCGATTATGGCGTCGGCGCGCAGATTTTGCTCGATCTTGGCGTTCGTCAGATGATCCTGCTGCACAATACCGAATGGACGATTGTTGGCCTCGACGGCTATGGCTTGAAGGTCGTGGGCCAACAGCCAATTCCGCCGTCGGCGCTCGGAAACGACGACGTGAATGGCTGA
- the ribH gene encoding 6,7-dimethyl-8-ribityllumazine synthase, producing the protein MADPLHILIAEARFYDDIADELVQGAQAVLDAAGATFETVAVPGAYELPAAVRMAMESGRFAGYIALGCVIRGETSHYDYVCGESARGLMALCTEHGIALGYGILTTENRDQAWVRASRADKDKGAVAARACLEMVALRHAFSPEVE; encoded by the coding sequence ATGGCTGATCCGCTTCATATACTGATTGCCGAAGCGCGGTTTTACGACGATATCGCCGACGAGCTAGTGCAGGGCGCGCAAGCGGTCCTCGACGCGGCCGGCGCGACCTTTGAGACCGTCGCCGTGCCCGGCGCCTATGAACTTCCCGCCGCCGTGCGGATGGCTATGGAGAGCGGGCGCTTCGCAGGCTATATCGCGCTCGGCTGCGTGATTCGGGGAGAAACTTCGCACTATGATTATGTCTGTGGTGAATCGGCGCGTGGCCTCATGGCGCTCTGCACGGAACACGGCATCGCGCTTGGGTACGGAATTTTGACGACGGAAAACCGTGACCAAGCTTGGGTGCGGGCCTCGCGTGCCGACAAGGACAAGGGCGCTGTTGCCGCACGTGCTTGCCTGGAAATGGTCGCGTTGCGCCACGCCTTTAGTCCAGAAGTGGAGTGA
- the nusB gene encoding transcription antitermination factor NusB has product MPASDTAAPPAGQGRSTARLAAVQALYQMELSDSLPEDVIDEFLALRIGREIEGEQYADADRVHFKWLVRSVTERITELDECIGGALDAGWTIVRLGALMRALLRCATIELLARPDIPARVVMNEYVELAGAFFSQREPAFVNAALDGLARRLRAGEFVSPDDASDDVRSPTGR; this is encoded by the coding sequence ATGCCGGCAAGCGACACGGCGGCACCGCCAGCCGGGCAGGGGCGCAGTACAGCGCGCCTCGCCGCGGTGCAGGCGCTCTATCAAATGGAACTTTCGGATTCGCTGCCCGAAGACGTGATCGATGAGTTTCTCGCTCTTCGCATCGGCCGTGAAATCGAGGGCGAACAATATGCCGACGCCGACCGCGTGCATTTCAAATGGCTGGTCAGAAGCGTCACCGAGCGCATTACGGAATTAGACGAATGTATTGGTGGCGCTCTCGATGCCGGCTGGACGATTGTCCGGCTGGGCGCACTCATGCGGGCGCTGCTGCGTTGCGCCACGATTGAACTGTTGGCGCGGCCCGATATCCCGGCGCGGGTCGTGATGAATGAATATGTTGAATTGGCCGGCGCATTCTTCTCGCAGCGCGAGCCGGCATTCGTCAATGCGGCGCTAGATGGGCTCGCGCGGCGCTTGCGCGCCGGAGAATTCGTCTCGCCGGATGATGCGAGTGACGATGTCAGATCTCCCACAGGGCGCTGA
- the thiL gene encoding thiamine-phosphate kinase — protein sequence MSDLPQGAEFELIMRHFAPLSTAEAGAYGLRDDAASLVLAPGRELIVTKDMMAAGVHFFADDPAQTLGRKILRANLSDLAAMGATPRAYAMGLALPAELPAEWLTEFAAGLAADQAQFGVTLIGGDTIRAASSLTLSLTAFGEVPQGQALRRSGARAGDDIYVSGTIGDAALGLLAAEGGLAMLSQAEKSTLIMRYRLPQPRTELGKRLIGLAGAAIDVSDGLIADLGHICTASVLGARIEANLVPLSPAAAAACAADAKLLVRAFSGGDDYELLIAAPPAAAGELANAAKSVDVALTRIGAVHEGSGVRVMTSDGDEMNFTNTGYEHF from the coding sequence ATGTCAGATCTCCCACAGGGCGCTGAGTTCGAGTTAATCATGCGGCATTTCGCGCCGCTTTCCACGGCCGAGGCGGGCGCCTATGGCTTGCGCGACGACGCCGCGTCGCTAGTGCTCGCGCCCGGCCGTGAATTAATTGTGACCAAGGATATGATGGCGGCCGGGGTGCATTTTTTTGCTGATGACCCGGCGCAAACGCTCGGCCGCAAGATCCTTCGCGCCAATCTCTCCGATTTGGCGGCGATGGGGGCGACGCCGCGAGCCTATGCCATGGGTCTGGCGTTGCCTGCCGAGCTGCCTGCAGAATGGCTGACGGAGTTCGCCGCTGGTTTGGCCGCCGATCAGGCGCAATTTGGCGTGACCCTCATCGGTGGCGATACCATCCGCGCAGCGAGCAGCCTGACGTTGTCACTCACGGCCTTCGGAGAAGTGCCGCAAGGCCAGGCGCTGCGGCGCTCGGGTGCGCGGGCGGGCGACGATATCTACGTCAGCGGCACCATCGGTGATGCGGCGCTCGGCCTGCTGGCGGCCGAAGGCGGTTTGGCCATGCTTTCGCAAGCCGAGAAGTCGACGCTAATTATGCGCTACCGACTGCCGCAACCGCGCACTGAATTGGGCAAGCGCCTGATCGGTCTGGCGGGCGCGGCGATAGACGTATCCGACGGTCTCATCGCCGATCTCGGGCACATCTGTACGGCGTCGGTGCTGGGCGCACGCATTGAGGCGAATTTGGTGCCGTTATCGCCCGCCGCGGCCGCAGCCTGCGCCGCCGATGCAAAACTGCTGGTCCGGGCGTTTTCTGGCGGGGACGACTACGAATTGCTGATCGCCGCGCCACCGGCGGCGGCGGGCGAGCTCGCCAATGCCGCCAAGAGCGTGGATGTCGCGCTCACCCGGATCGGCGCGGTTCATGAGGGTTCCGGCGTCCGCGTCATGACTTCTGACGGGGACGAAATGAACTTCACAAACACCGGATACGAGCATTTCTAG
- a CDS encoding sodium-translocating pyrophosphatase: MDGIYWFAVGCGIVALLYGIYAVRSVLAASSGNERMQEIAGAIQEGARAYLNRQYMTIGVVGVVIFVILLVLLGYKVGIGFAIGAILSAAAGYIGMYVSVRANVRTAEAARKGIAPALNIAFRSGAVTGMLVVGLGLLGVAVYYGILLSADVDTGTILESLVALGFGGSLISIFARLGGGIFTKGADVGADLVGKVEAGIPEDDPRNPATIADNVGDNVGDCAGMAADLFETFAVTIVATMLLTAVYFSGDMLDTMMLYPLALGGVGILASVLGTFFVRLGKSQKIMSALYKGFLASSVIAAVAFYFVTEWVVGWGTEFMIGDTAATGGDLFWCGLIGLVVTGLMIWVTEYYTSTEYKPVKSIAKASTTGDATNIIQGLAVSMQATAIPALIISAGIILAYLFAGLFGIAIAVTAMLALAGMVVALDAYGPVTDNAGGIAEMADLPEDVRKTTDALDAVGNTTKAVTKGYAIASAGLAALVLFAAFTQDIGRYFPDLERLTFSLSNPYVVVGLFIGGLMPFLFASMAMLSVGRAAAEVVIEVRRQFKEIPGIMEGTGKPEYGRAVDLLTRSAIREMVLPSLLPIVAPIALYIVIWLIAGQAAALSSLGAMLMGTIVTGLFLALSMTAGGGAWDNAKKYIEDGNHGGKGSDAHKAAVTGDTVGDPYKDTAGPAINPMIKITNIVAILMLAIIAMITGG; encoded by the coding sequence ATGGACGGGATTTATTGGTTCGCAGTGGGCTGCGGTATCGTTGCTCTGCTTTATGGAATTTATGCCGTTCGCTCGGTGCTTGCCGCCAGCTCCGGCAATGAACGTATGCAGGAAATTGCCGGCGCGATTCAGGAAGGCGCGCGCGCCTACTTGAACCGGCAATATATGACGATTGGCGTGGTTGGTGTCGTCATCTTCGTCATTCTGTTGGTTCTGCTTGGCTATAAGGTCGGTATCGGCTTCGCCATCGGCGCCATTTTGTCGGCCGCTGCAGGTTATATCGGCATGTATGTTTCGGTGCGCGCAAACGTGCGCACCGCTGAAGCAGCGCGCAAGGGAATAGCGCCTGCTCTTAACATCGCTTTTCGCTCTGGCGCCGTGACCGGCATGCTGGTGGTCGGCCTCGGGCTGCTCGGTGTGGCGGTTTATTACGGCATCCTGCTGTCGGCGGATGTCGATACTGGGACGATTTTGGAATCGCTTGTGGCACTCGGTTTCGGCGGCTCGCTGATTTCGATTTTTGCCCGCCTCGGCGGCGGTATCTTCACCAAAGGCGCCGATGTGGGCGCTGATCTGGTCGGCAAGGTCGAAGCGGGAATTCCCGAAGACGATCCACGCAATCCGGCCACTATCGCTGATAATGTTGGCGACAATGTCGGCGACTGTGCCGGCATGGCGGCGGATCTGTTCGAGACCTTTGCGGTGACCATCGTTGCGACGATGTTGCTCACCGCCGTTTATTTCAGTGGCGACATGCTGGATACCATGATGCTTTATCCGCTCGCTCTTGGCGGCGTCGGCATCTTGGCCTCGGTGCTCGGCACCTTCTTCGTCCGCCTCGGCAAAAGCCAAAAAATCATGTCGGCGCTGTATAAGGGCTTTCTTGCTTCGTCGGTCATCGCTGCGGTGGCATTTTATTTCGTCACCGAGTGGGTTGTCGGCTGGGGCACGGAATTCATGATCGGCGATACGGCGGCCACCGGCGGCGACCTTTTTTGGTGCGGCCTGATTGGTCTGGTCGTGACCGGACTGATGATCTGGGTGACGGAATATTACACCTCGACCGAATACAAGCCGGTCAAATCCATCGCCAAGGCTTCGACCACCGGGGACGCGACCAACATCATCCAGGGCCTTGCGGTCTCGATGCAGGCGACCGCGATTCCGGCGCTCATTATTTCCGCCGGTATCATTCTGGCCTATCTCTTTGCCGGCCTGTTCGGTATCGCAATCGCGGTGACCGCGATGTTGGCGTTGGCCGGCATGGTCGTGGCGCTCGATGCCTATGGACCGGTGACCGATAATGCCGGCGGCATCGCTGAGATGGCCGATCTGCCGGAAGACGTGCGCAAGACGACCGACGCGCTCGATGCGGTCGGCAATACCACCAAGGCGGTGACTAAAGGTTACGCAATTGCGTCGGCCGGTCTGGCGGCTCTGGTGTTGTTCGCTGCATTCACTCAGGACATCGGGCGATATTTCCCTGATCTGGAGAGGCTCACTTTCTCGTTGAGCAATCCGTATGTCGTGGTCGGGCTCTTTATCGGCGGTCTGATGCCGTTCCTCTTCGCCTCGATGGCCATGCTTTCCGTCGGCCGCGCCGCGGCAGAGGTGGTCATCGAAGTCCGCCGGCAATTTAAGGAAATTCCCGGCATCATGGAAGGCACCGGCAAACCGGAATATGGTCGTGCTGTGGACCTGTTGACGCGTTCAGCGATCCGCGAAATGGTGTTGCCGTCACTCCTGCCGATTGTGGCGCCGATAGCTCTCTATATCGTCATTTGGCTGATCGCCGGCCAGGCAGCGGCGCTGTCTTCTCTCGGCGCCATGTTGATGGGCACGATCGTCACCGGGCTGTTCCTTGCCCTTTCAATGACGGCGGGCGGCGGTGCTTGGGACAACGCCAAGAAATACATCGAGGACGGCAATCACGGCGGCAAGGGCTCCGACGCTCATAAGGCGGCGGTGACCGGCGATACAGTCGGCGACCCCTATAAGGACACTGCCGGCCCGGCGATCAACCCGATGATCAAAATAACCAACATCGTGGCGATCCTGATGTTGGCGATCATCGCCATGATCACTGGCGGCTGA
- the bamE gene encoding outer membrane protein assembly factor BamE: MMKFLNYRRIDARRTGPVAAIVVVTALAIAGCAPAVDMRGHVPNPEALALIKPGQQTRDQVLDMLGSPTAIGTFEDSRWYYITRRTEQLAFYDPDLIEAKVVVVEFDTAGFVKEVAQLSNDEARDIDPVDRTTPTKGRQLGFFQQLLGNIGVSVPR; the protein is encoded by the coding sequence ATGATGAAATTCTTAAATTACCGCCGCATTGATGCGCGCCGTACTGGGCCCGTGGCGGCGATTGTTGTGGTGACGGCGCTGGCTATCGCCGGCTGCGCACCGGCGGTTGATATGCGCGGCCATGTGCCCAATCCGGAAGCCCTGGCGCTGATCAAACCCGGCCAGCAGACGCGCGACCAAGTGCTCGATATGCTGGGCTCGCCAACCGCGATCGGCACGTTCGAGGATAGCCGCTGGTACTACATCACACGCAGAACCGAGCAGCTTGCGTTTTACGATCCGGACCTGATCGAGGCGAAGGTCGTGGTGGTGGAATTCGACACGGCGGGATTCGTCAAAGAGGTGGCGCAGTTGTCGAACGACGAAGCGCGCGATATTGACCCGGTCGACAGGACGACCCCGACCAAGGGCCGCCAGTTGGGTTTTTTCCAGCAGCTCCTGGGCAATATCGGAGTTTCGGTTCCGCGCTAA